The Castor canadensis chromosome 8, mCasCan1.hap1v2, whole genome shotgun sequence genome contains a region encoding:
- the Mdfi gene encoding myoD family inhibitor isoform X5 produces MSQVSGQRPSRCDASHGAPSAAPDPAQTLPLLPELELEAGCAHPAKAASEEGSLEEEAPPMSQGSGPGAPQAPDSTDLDVPTEAVTCQPQGNPLGCTPLLPNGSGHPSELGGGRQAGNGALGGPKSHRKLQTHPSLASQGSKKSKSSTKSASSQIPLQAQEDCCVHCILSCLFCEFLTLCNIVLDCATCGSCSSEDSCLCCCCCSSGECADCDLPCDLDCGILDACCESADCLEICMECCGLCFSS; encoded by the exons CCCAGACCCTGCCCCTCCTACCTGAGCtggagttagaagcaggatgtGCTCACCCTGCCAAAGCAGCATCAGAGGAGGGCTCCCTGGAGGAAGAGGCACCCCCCATGTCCCAAGGCAGTGGCCCTGGGGCTCCCCAGGCTCCGGACAGCACTGACCTCGATGTCCCCACAGAAGCTGTGACAT GCCAGCCTCAAGGAAACCCCTTGGGCTgtaccccattactgccaaatgGCTCTGGTCACCCCTCAGAGCTGGGTGGTGGCAGGCAGGCGGGGAATGGTGCTCTGGGTGGCCCCAAGTCCCACCGGAAGTTGCAGACACACCCATCTCTGGCCAGCCAGGGCAGCAAGAAAAGCAAGAGCAGCACTAAATCGGCCTCCTCCCAGATCCCGCTCCAGGCGCAGGAAG ACTGCTGCGTCCACTGCATCCTGTCCTGCCTGTTCTGCGAGTTCCTGACGCTCTGCAACATCGTCCTGGACTGTGCCACCTGTGGCTCCTGCAGCTCCGAGGATTCGTGcctctgctgctgctgttgtaGCTCTGGAGAGTGTGCAGACTGCGACCTGCCCTGCGACCTAGACTGCGGCATCCTGGACGCCTGCTGCGAGTCTGCCGACTGCCTGGAGATCTGCATGGAGTGCTGTGGCCTCTGCTTCTCCTCCTGA
- the Mdfi gene encoding myoD family inhibitor isoform X3 translates to MEKTCTTTTTTAPCRQQLWALGRHPGKAPSRSPGSSSLPQLPYPGRACGLPWAGGSMPAWPSYPLAQTLPLLPELELEAGCAHPAKAASEEGSLEEEAPPMSQGSGPGAPQAPDSTDLDVPTEAVTCQPQGNPLGCTPLLPNGSGHPSELGGGRQAGNGALGGPKSHRKLQTHPSLASQGSKKSKSSTKSASSQIPLQAQEDCCVHCILSCLFCEFLTLCNIVLDCATCGSCSSEDSCLCCCCCSSGECADCDLPCDLDCGILDACCESADCLEICMECCGLCFSS, encoded by the exons ATGGAGAAAAcctgtaccaccaccaccaccaccgccccCTGCCGGCAGCAATTGTGGGCACTGGGAAGACACCCTGGGAAGGCTCCCTCCAGGAGCCCCggctcctcctccctgccccagctCCCATATCCAGGCAGAGCATGTGGTTTGCCCTGGGCAGGAGGGAGCATGCCCGCTTGGCCCTCCTATCCTCTGG CCCAGACCCTGCCCCTCCTACCTGAGCtggagttagaagcaggatgtGCTCACCCTGCCAAAGCAGCATCAGAGGAGGGCTCCCTGGAGGAAGAGGCACCCCCCATGTCCCAAGGCAGTGGCCCTGGGGCTCCCCAGGCTCCGGACAGCACTGACCTCGATGTCCCCACAGAAGCTGTGACAT GCCAGCCTCAAGGAAACCCCTTGGGCTgtaccccattactgccaaatgGCTCTGGTCACCCCTCAGAGCTGGGTGGTGGCAGGCAGGCGGGGAATGGTGCTCTGGGTGGCCCCAAGTCCCACCGGAAGTTGCAGACACACCCATCTCTGGCCAGCCAGGGCAGCAAGAAAAGCAAGAGCAGCACTAAATCGGCCTCCTCCCAGATCCCGCTCCAGGCGCAGGAAG ACTGCTGCGTCCACTGCATCCTGTCCTGCCTGTTCTGCGAGTTCCTGACGCTCTGCAACATCGTCCTGGACTGTGCCACCTGTGGCTCCTGCAGCTCCGAGGATTCGTGcctctgctgctgctgttgtaGCTCTGGAGAGTGTGCAGACTGCGACCTGCCCTGCGACCTAGACTGCGGCATCCTGGACGCCTGCTGCGAGTCTGCCGACTGCCTGGAGATCTGCATGGAGTGCTGTGGCCTCTGCTTCTCCTCCTGA
- the Mdfi gene encoding myoD family inhibitor isoform X6 gives MHFHLQRHSLSLSGSLWAQTLPLLPELELEAGCAHPAKAASEEGSLEEEAPPMSQGSGPGAPQAPDSTDLDVPTEAVTCQPQGNPLGCTPLLPNGSGHPSELGGGRQAGNGALGGPKSHRKLQTHPSLASQGSKKSKSSTKSASSQIPLQAQEDCCVHCILSCLFCEFLTLCNIVLDCATCGSCSSEDSCLCCCCCSSGECADCDLPCDLDCGILDACCESADCLEICMECCGLCFSS, from the exons ATGCATTTCCATTTACAACGCCATTCTTTGTCTCTGTCAGGCTCTTTGTGGG CCCAGACCCTGCCCCTCCTACCTGAGCtggagttagaagcaggatgtGCTCACCCTGCCAAAGCAGCATCAGAGGAGGGCTCCCTGGAGGAAGAGGCACCCCCCATGTCCCAAGGCAGTGGCCCTGGGGCTCCCCAGGCTCCGGACAGCACTGACCTCGATGTCCCCACAGAAGCTGTGACAT GCCAGCCTCAAGGAAACCCCTTGGGCTgtaccccattactgccaaatgGCTCTGGTCACCCCTCAGAGCTGGGTGGTGGCAGGCAGGCGGGGAATGGTGCTCTGGGTGGCCCCAAGTCCCACCGGAAGTTGCAGACACACCCATCTCTGGCCAGCCAGGGCAGCAAGAAAAGCAAGAGCAGCACTAAATCGGCCTCCTCCCAGATCCCGCTCCAGGCGCAGGAAG ACTGCTGCGTCCACTGCATCCTGTCCTGCCTGTTCTGCGAGTTCCTGACGCTCTGCAACATCGTCCTGGACTGTGCCACCTGTGGCTCCTGCAGCTCCGAGGATTCGTGcctctgctgctgctgttgtaGCTCTGGAGAGTGTGCAGACTGCGACCTGCCCTGCGACCTAGACTGCGGCATCCTGGACGCCTGCTGCGAGTCTGCCGACTGCCTGGAGATCTGCATGGAGTGCTGTGGCCTCTGCTTCTCCTCCTGA